One Ricinus communis isolate WT05 ecotype wild-type chromosome 1, ASM1957865v1, whole genome shotgun sequence DNA window includes the following coding sequences:
- the LOC125369889 gene encoding uncharacterized protein LOC125369889, giving the protein MHSIPYQPRGSQDKKPSLEELMTKFIATLENRFQQTDTAIRNQKASIQNLENQILQLSRMMAERQPGTLPSNTESNPREHAKAITLRLGKELPSPSMPFTNDDSDVQVDESKKEDKPEEKGKEAVEEKEDSKKILLRPYQRPIPYPTKLNQDKVDQQFAISQMLKYAKFLKEILSNKRKLEDLGLVTWNAECSAVFQSKIPVKRCDLGSFTIPYFIGDKLKLLALADLGASINLMPSSLFEELRLSTSKLTSTRISIQLADRTVKYPKGVIEDVLVKVDKFIFLVDFVVMDMNGESDVPLILGRPFLATSRALIDVSSRKLELSVDDESITFYLTKSLRHPYEHDGTVCSIDFIDDIVESQLQEMLIDDPLQVAMQENEDNLSNELVLEQLEHLLAADFNDEKTDGFVDHDSLGVKKLKPSLEEPPVLELKELLAHLMYAYLDEVKHLPIIISAHLTLEEREMMLCILRRYAKAFAYKTANIPGINPSYYLHKILMEDEFKPVVQP; this is encoded by the exons ATGCATTCTATTCCCTATCAACCAAGAGGTAGTCAAGACAAGAAGCCTAGCTTGGAAGAGTTGATGACGAAGTTCATTGCAACTTTAGAGAACAGATTTCAACAAACGGACACTGCAATTCGGAATCAAAAAGCTtcaattcagaacttggaaaatcaaattctGCAGTTGTCTAGGATGATGGCTGAGAGGCAGCCGGGCACGCTTCCAAGTAACACAGAGTCTAATCCAAGGGAGCATGCCAAAGCAATTACTTTAAGATTAGGTAAGGAACTTCCTAGTCCATCTATGCCTTTTACTAATGATGATTCTGATGTGCAGGTGGATGAGTCGAAAAAGGAAGACAAGCCTGAggagaaaggaaaggaagcaGTTGAAGAGAAGGAGGATTCGAAGAAGATCCTCTTGAGGCCATACCAACGCCCCATTCCATATCCTACAAAACTCAATCAAGATAAAGTTGATCAGCAATTCG ctatttcgcAGATGCTAAAGTATGCAAAGTTTTTAAAGGAGATTCTAAGtaacaagaggaagttagaAGATTTAGGATTGGTGACCTGGAATGCAGAATGCTCAGcagtgtttcagagcaagatTCCAGTCAAACGATGTGAcctagggagttttactataccTTATTTCATTGgggataaattgaaattgctggcattagctgatttgggagCTAGCATCAATTTGATGCCTAGCTCATTGTTTGAGGAGTTAAGACTAAGCACTTCTAAGCTAACTTCTACTAGGATAAGTATACAACTAGCAGATAGAACTGTTAAGTACCCGAAAGGGGTTATAGAGGATGTGCTAGTTAAAGttgacaaatttatatttcttgtggattttgttGTCATGGATATGAATGGTGAGAGTGATGTTCCATTGATCCTAGGTAGACCATTTTTAGCTACATCTAGAGCTTTGATAGATGTTAGTAGTAGAAAACTGGAACTTAGCGTAGATGATGAGAGCATTACATTTTATTTGACTAAATCCTTGAGACACCCTTATGAGCACGATGGTACTGTGTGTTCgattgattttattgatgatattgtgGAGTCTCAATTGCAGGAAATGTTgattgatgatcctttgcaagtggcaatgcaagaaaatgagGATAATTTGTCCAATGAACtagtgttggagcagctaGAGCACTTATTAGCTGCTGATTTTAATGATGAAAAGACTGATGGTTTTGTTGATCATGACAGTTTAGGAGTAAAGAAGCTGAAGCCTTCTTTGGAGGAACCACCCGttcttgagttgaaagagTTGCTAGCGCACTTAATGTATGCCTACTTAGATGAAGTAAAGCACTTACCGATCATTATTTCCGCTCATCTTACACttgaggagagggagatgaTGCTGTGTATTTTGAGAAGGTATGCAAAGGCATTTGCATATAAGACGGCTAACATACCAGGGATAAATCCGAGTTACTACCTTCATAAGATTTTGATGGAGGATGAGTTTAAACCGGTGGTGCAGCCATAA